One Scomber scombrus chromosome 1, fScoSco1.1, whole genome shotgun sequence DNA segment encodes these proteins:
- the LOC133993761 gene encoding retinaldehyde-binding protein 1-like, which produces MYKSGRVQLLSVKTVMLTEHKGVVQPNLFVHLYTLIFIFLQTGSFRMVSEEEQAMRSKLEHLTVKDHGPVFGPCQKLPSHTVQKAKDELNETNESRASSLKDLRAMMKERAAEGDDLAKLVLERFGDKPDSLMLRFLRARKFDVVRSHELMKGYVRFRKEYPELFENLTPEAVRSTIEAGYPVVLPSRDKYGRVVLLFNIENWDLEEITFDEILRAYCVILEKLLENEETQINGFVLIENFKGFTMQHASGIKPAELKKMVDMLQDSFPARFKAVHVTHQPWYFTTTYNVVKPFMKSKLLERVFVHGDELENYIKEFEADILPSDFDGKASVADCQAIATKLFGSEDTAL; this is translated from the exons ATGTATAAAAGTGGCAGAGTGCAGCTACTGAGTGTGAAAACAGTGATGTTAACAGAACATAAAGGTGTAGTTCAACCAAATCTTTTTGTGCACCTTTACACTTTAATCTTTATCTTTTTGCAGACTGGATCTTTCCGTATGGtgtcagaggaggagcaggccaTGAGGTCCAAGCTGGAGCATTTGACAGTGAAGGATCATGGGCCGGTGTTTGGGCCGTGCCAAAAACTGCCAAGCCACACAGTGCAGAAG GCAAAGGATGAGCTGAATGAGACGAATGAGAGTCGGGCGTCATCACTTAAGGACCTGCGAGCCATGATGAAGGAGAGGGCAGCGGAGGGAGACGACCTGGCCAAACTGGTGCTAGAGCGCTTTGGGGACAAACCCGACTCTCTGATGCTGCGTTTCCTCAGAGCCCGCAAGTTTGATGTTGTCAGATCCCACGAGCTCATGAAGG gttatGTGCGCTTCAGGAAGGAGTATCCTGAGCTGTTTGAGAACCTGACCCCTGAGGCGGTCCGCAGCACCATTGAGGCGGGCTACCCTGTGGTTCTGCCCAGCAGAGACAAGTATGGCCGCGTGGTTCTACTCTTCAACATTGAGAACTGGGACCTGGAGGAGATCACCTTCGATGAG ATCTTAAGAGCATACTGTGTGATCCTGGAGAAGCTGCTTGAGAATGAAGAGACCCAGATTAATGGCTTTGTCCTGATTGAGAACTTCAAGGGTTTCACCATGCAGCATGCCTCAGGCATTAAGCCGGCTGAGCTCAAGAAGATGGTGGACATGCTGCAG GACTCCTTCCCTGCACGCTTCAAGGCAGTCCACGTTACTCACCAGCCCTGGTACTTCACCACTACATACAATGTGGTCAAGCCCTTCATGAAGAGCAAGCTACTGGAAAGG GTCTTTGTTCATGGTGATGAGCTGGAAAACTACATCAAGGAATTTGAAGCAGACATCCTGCCGTCAGACTTCGATGGGAAGGCGTCTGTAGCCGACTGCCAGGCCATTGCCACCAAGCTTTTTGGCTCTGAAGACACTGCTCTCTGA